GATCGACGCTCGTGTCGATCCCGGTCGTGGTGTTCTTCCTCATCGTGCAGAGCCGGATGACGTCGGGTCTGGTCTCCGGGGCGGTGAAGGGCTGATGCGGGTCGGATTGGACGTCGGCGGCACCAAGACCGAAGCGGTGGCCCTGGACGACGAGGCGTCGGTCGTCGCGCGCGTGCGCCGCTCCACCGCTTTCGGCCCCGAGGGTGTCATCTCCTCGATCCTCGCGGCGGTCGAGGAGGTGAGCACGCGCGCCGGCGGGCCGGCGACATCGGTCGGGATCGGGATGCCGGGACAGATCGTCCCCGGCTCGGGCGTCATCTCCCACGCGGTGAACCTCGGCGTGCGCTCCCTCGACGTCGCCGCGGTGGTCGGCGCCGCCCTCGCGGTACCCATCGACGTCGAGAACGACGTCAAGGCCGCCGCGCTCGGCGCTGCCGTGCTCCGCCGATCTGCGACGGTGGGGAGCTCCGGCGCTGCGGAGTCGGGCCTTGCCTACCTGAACCTCGGCACCGGAGTGGCCGCGGGGCTCGTCACCGGGGGAGCCCTCTGGCGTGGATCCCGCGGTGCGGCAGGTGAGATCGGCCACCTGAGCGTCGACCCCGCCGGACCCCGGTGTCGCTGTGGTCAACGCGGATGCATCGAGGCGCTCGCCGGAGGCCGCGCCATCGCCGAACGGTGGGAGAGGCCCGCGGCACTCCCCGTCGCCGACGTGTTCGACTGCGTCGACGCAGACCGATCCGACAGCGCCGTCCGTGACCGGGCGCGGGACCTTCGCGACGACCTGGTGCGCGGGGTGGCGGCGGCGGTCCGGGTGCTCGTCCTCACCGCCGACGTGGACGTCGTCGTGCTCGGCGGCGGGCTCACGGCCCTCGGCGACCGACTCGTCACGCCGGTGCGAGCGGCGCTGCGGCGAAGCGGCGAGACCTCGCCGTTCCTGCGGTCGCTGCACCTCGACGAGCGGATCGAGCTCCTTCCCGCCGGATCGCCGGCCGCGGCGCTCGGTGCAGCCCTGCTCGGCGCCGAGCGGGGCGAGGAGGTGCTGACCGTTGGCTGAGATCGTCATCGTCGACAGTCCTGACGCCGCCGGCGCCCTCGTCGCCGCCGAGATCGTCCGTCTCATCGGTGAGAACCCGCGGACGGTGCTGGGACTCGCCACCGGGTCGACGCCCCTTCCGGTCTACCGGGCGCTCCGGGAGCAGACCGCGGGGATCGACCTGTCCGGCATGCGGGGCTTCGCCCTCGACGAATACGTCGGAATCGCGCCCGACCACCCCGAGAGCTACGCCTCGGTCATCCGCCGCGAGGTCGTCGAACCGCTCGGCCTCGACCCGGCGCTCGTGCATGTGCCCGACGGCGACCTCGAGCGCATCACCGTGTCGGGCGAGGAGTACGAGCAGGCGATCGACGACGCCGGCGGGGTGGATCTCCAGATCCTCGGCATCGGCACCGACGGCCACCTCGGGTTCAACGAGCCGGGGTCGTCGTTCGCATCGCGGACGCGGGTGAAGACGCTCACCGCCCAGACCCGCCGCGACAACGCCCGCTTCTTCCCGAGCCTGGACGACGTGCCGCGGCACTGCATCACGCAGGGGCTCGGAACGATCCTGCGCGCGCGACACCTCGTGCTCCTTGCCTTCGGCCAGGGCAAGGCCGCGGCGGTCGCCGGTGCCGTCGAGGGCCCGCTCACCGCGTCGCTTCCGGCATCGGCGATCCAGTTGCATCCGCACGCCACGGTCGTCATCGACGAAGAGGCCGCTTCGCAGCTCCGATTCGTCGACTACTACCGCTACGCCTGGGAGAACAAGCCCGACGCTCAGGGCCTGTAGTCCGCGCCCCACACGAGAGGCAGCAGCACGACGCAGAGGGGCGCGAGCGGCGTCTGCGCGGCATCCTCCCTCGTGATCCACCGGGCCTCGGCGATCTCCGCCCGCGGCGCAGCGTCGGCCGGATCGATCTCCAGTCGGAACGCGTCGGCGACGACATCGTGGCCCGGTTCGTTGGCGGCGGCGGTGCGGAAGACCCCGAGCGGATGCAGCGACGCGGCCGTGACCGAGAGGCCGAGTTCCTCCCGGAGCTCGCGCACGAGTGTCTCGGCGGGGTTCTCGCCGGGTTCGGGTTTGCCGCCGGGGTTCATGAACAGCCGCGTGCCGGTCTTTCGCACGAGGAGCGCGCGGCCCGCGGCATCCGTGACCACCCCCGCGCTCACACGGATCGACGGCGGGTTCACGCGAACACTTTGCCGGGGTTCAGGATCCCCTGGGGGTCGAAGACGCGGGCGATCTCGCGCTGGAGCCGCCACTGGTCATCGCCGAGCTCGTCGGCGAGCCAGCGGCGCTTCAAGACGCCCACCCCGTGTTCGCCGGTGAGCGTGCCGCCGAGCCGCAGCGCCGCGCGGAACAGCTCGTCGGCGGCCTCCCACACCTCG
The Microbacterium sp. SLBN-154 DNA segment above includes these coding regions:
- a CDS encoding ROK family protein, with protein sequence MRVGLDVGGTKTEAVALDDEASVVARVRRSTAFGPEGVISSILAAVEEVSTRAGGPATSVGIGMPGQIVPGSGVISHAVNLGVRSLDVAAVVGAALAVPIDVENDVKAAALGAAVLRRSATVGSSGAAESGLAYLNLGTGVAAGLVTGGALWRGSRGAAGEIGHLSVDPAGPRCRCGQRGCIEALAGGRAIAERWERPAALPVADVFDCVDADRSDSAVRDRARDLRDDLVRGVAAAVRVLVLTADVDVVVLGGGLTALGDRLVTPVRAALRRSGETSPFLRSLHLDERIELLPAGSPAAALGAALLGAERGEEVLTVG
- a CDS encoding glucosamine-6-phosphate deaminase — translated: MAEIVIVDSPDAAGALVAAEIVRLIGENPRTVLGLATGSTPLPVYRALREQTAGIDLSGMRGFALDEYVGIAPDHPESYASVIRREVVEPLGLDPALVHVPDGDLERITVSGEEYEQAIDDAGGVDLQILGIGTDGHLGFNEPGSSFASRTRVKTLTAQTRRDNARFFPSLDDVPRHCITQGLGTILRARHLVLLAFGQGKAAAVAGAVEGPLTASLPASAIQLHPHATVVIDEEAASQLRFVDYYRYAWENKPDAQGL
- a CDS encoding NUDIX hydrolase is translated as MNPPSIRVSAGVVTDAAGRALLVRKTGTRLFMNPGGKPEPGENPAETLVRELREELGLSVTAASLHPLGVFRTAAANEPGHDVVADAFRLEIDPADAAPRAEIAEARWITREDAAQTPLAPLCVVLLPLVWGADYRP